A window of Pyrus communis chromosome 3, drPyrComm1.1, whole genome shotgun sequence genomic DNA:
caagaatttctccaagaaatccAATTTTTGTACCTTTACCAATATTGACTCTAGGTTCTAGGATCGTTTCTCATGCGGAAAAATTTTACTATACAACGATGTATGATACGCAATTACTCTTAACCCCCTTTTCACCCTTGGATGTGTGGTGTATGCCATACGATCACTCTTCTTTTGTGAATGTTGAACAATAATTTCCATATATCCAACTACTTTCTTGTGATAGCAATGTGATTCTCATAACTCTGTCAGCAAAAGAAGGTGCCAAAGTTCGATTTTTCAGAAATACTTACATACACTCAATGTCAACACATTTAATCGTTCAATAGCTTAAACTGAGTGATCAATTACGTTCAATCAAATCGAGTGATCAATCACGTTTAATTGCACACGCCTACTTTATCCGGCAGTAAAATCTTTTTGATTTCTTGTGTTGAGTAACATTCAGTTCAGTTGAGCTGCCTCTTTCAATTTCAGAAAACGTAATAATCGTGTTACTACCACTGGTCCCACAAACATGCATATCCTTTTGTCTTTTACACTTTGCAGGCTGCTTTAACATATGTCTACAGCAATATGACTTGTCTCATACTTTGAGCTGTGACCGCTGCACTTTCACTGTTTCTCAAGtcacattgttttttttttttcttttctaattgattcaCGTTTCATTGTTTTATCCAGCTGGGCTTAGTTAAATCGATTACAATGTTGTGCTTCATATTCCAAGTTTGCTTCTCCAGCAGCCTCTAATTGCCTTTGCAAATGGGTGGAACTGCCTTGTTGTCCAAAGAAAGTGGCTCCGCCTAGGGATGGATAATGGTTATGATGGACGGATAATCGCGTTATTTACCTATAGCCATTTAAGCTTATACATGCATAACCGTTTACTCGTTGGATAATTTCATAAATGGGTATATTCATACCCATAACTGTTTATAAATGATTAACTGTACTCATAACCGCATATCCATTTAACCGTAACCATTTACCTGATTCTTTACCCGTTTGCCCGTTTTAacaagttaaaaattaaaaataaaatttttcataattttctttttctgacaATTAAACATCATTATTGTTACATTTATCATGCATTTTCAACATACTTTTCCACTACACTCCAGCAAGTCTTCAATTATAACATTTAGACCAAGAGTAAAATAAATCAAACTCCATATGATTCCTAAGTAAAGTTTATAAAATCTAaaggtaatcattatctttCGTATCAATCTTCGTTGTCTTAATATGACCTTGATTTCGATACCAATATCGTCATTCACGCAATGGACTTCCACTCTGCCTATGCAAGTGCTGAAGGAGAGGCAGCTGAAAATGGTGTGCGGTAGAGAGGAGAAccatttggatcctctcctgagcccaaggagaggatcctcctgaccaaagGACTTgggccgttggataaaaatctaatggttataattattataactttaaagggacctccctgtttgtagccgttagattttcatccaacagCTCAAGTTatttggtcaggaggatcctctccttgagcttaggagaggatccaagtcCCCCTTATTGGTCACTAAGTTAAACAAAGAGACATAATCTAAACTCTCAGATTGTTTGTTGGAATCAAGTCATGTATATTGGGGGTACGTGCCTCTCAAATATGAGATTCTGATAAGGATCTACTCATAATACTTAATGTGAGATAAATCTACTAATAACACTTGGTggaaaaacaaagtaaatgaGAAAACTTGATGAGAGCGAGGGCGGCAATGAGAGAGATGAGCGGTCGGGAGTCTCGGAGAGGTCGaataatttttagggtttttttattttcatttatttttaattttaccaATATTCAACGGTTAAATAGTATCCGTTTGTAATTGCGAGTAACATCCATAATCACTCATTTAATTTTCACAGGTAAATGATTATACTAATAactgtttatttgtttaaacaGTTACTCATAACTGTAACCGTGAACTTTAAATAAACGAGTAATTGTAGTTACCCATGCCTGCCAATATTTTGACCATCCCTAGCTCCACCAGTGGAAAAAAACCAATGTGAAAGGCAGCAGACTGCCAACTAATGCCACGACTTGTGCCCGCGAGGAGATGTGACATCAAGTCACATTTAGCTAAAGACAAAAGGTTGCCTGCCCACGTGGTGTGTGGCAGAGGCAAATGGTTCTTTCTTGATCATTAGATTTTTAACTATCCTTTCATCTGAACCATTGGTTTtttaactgaaaaaaaaaataaaaaaataaatcatttctagTCAGTTACCATGTGGCACAATCTTGGCCATCTAAcagtaataattttgaaaatcaaTGCTAAGATTATTCTAATggtaaaaaatccaaaaaatactaagaaatataaaaaaacacccaatttcttttttctataaatacccaacCATATTCTTCATTCTGCACACCATaatcaatatttatttttactacaATCTCCTATATTTATTCTCTACCTCCCAACTCATTTTGTTACCAAGAAAAATGAATGAGAAGTCAAATTGGTCGATTGGGGAAGATGTTGTTGTGCTTTAGGCGTAGGTGCTTGTTACTCATGACCTGATCACTAGAAATGAGATGAAAGTACAACACATGTGGAATAAGATTCATGCATAATTTGTCGAGCAGATTCAAGGCACATTATGGAGTGTGCAATCTATGTCATATGCATAAAGATTTGAAAGATTGGCAAGAAGCACTTGCAAAAGTGAAAGGAATTTATCAAAGGGGCACTAATCTAGCCGATGTGGTAATATTCTTTAttgttaataaaatttaaaatgtaattaatatgttaattttttctaatgttattatatatatctTTATGTTGTTTCACAAATATTTTTATAGCAACTACAAGCTAAAATGTGGTTTAATCTTGATCATTCACAAGGCACGAACATTGGAATATTGTGAAGCAAACTCCGAAGTACAAAATTTTCCCTATTTGTCCACAAGTTCAGTTGAACGAGACTCCAGTGCACGAATCACCTACTACTGAAAAAGGTCACCATTGGAGACCTTATTTGAGACACCATTGGCGACTCCGATTGAATCGGTCAcacaaaataaagaaacaacGAAGTTTATTGGTAAGAAGGATGCTAAGAAAAAAGTTGGAAGAGGGAATTCTTTGAATAATgattattcaaaattaattgatGAATTGGCTGGCCAACATGCGCTGCATATGGAACGAGACAAGTTAACGTATGAGCAAGACAAGGCTAGAGATGAAGTAAAGGTGGGAGAAAGGGAGTTGAATATATAGGCAAGAAAGACAAGAGGAGAATGATCGGAGATCATGTCCAACGCCTTGACGATTAGTCTCCTAACTTCAAAACGTTTTTTGTAGGGGTGAGCACGGTTTGATTCGGTGCAGTTTTGAGTGAAATCGCAACCGAAACCGCAACTTTTTGCAATGTGGTTTTGAagccaaaaccgaaatgaaaccaaaccatttggttcggttcggtgcAGTTTAAAACAGTTTCAGTTTGatttttgagaaaatatatacaatttAAAAGTTATACTTATCTATACAAAACACGGTCTCATTTTCGACACAATACATTAATTAACCAACCCACATGAGAATTCTTTTCTTtactctagctagctaattgcACAGATGATAGACTCTGTGAGCAAGAAAAAGTACCCAAATGGAGTGATGCGGCTTATTACTTGATTAGAGattcggtccttgtatctttcCTACTGTGACTACTCTTATTTGATGCtcattgtttcttttttatttttcatttgcatTTCTGATTCGTCTATTATATAGGCCGTCATTCTGAActtttaaattagggttttgaggtGCTTTTACtggtaataaaattttcatcttttccTGTAAAGAAACATTGAGATGCCAAGCTTGATGAGGGAtataatttggaaaaaaataattattattatgaCATGTACATACTAAATGTATGGACTCTAACAAACAACTAATTAAAACAAGACATCTAATTTAAGGCGCGATTTTGGTTTCGGTGCaattttcaaaagccaaaaccaaaaccaaaccgtttcCTACAATGCAGTTTGGTTTCAAAaccacaaacatttcaaaaCCGCAAAACCGAACCATTCAGTGCGGTTTGATTTGGTTCGTGTTTCGGTTTCagtttcggttttcggtttcaagtgcccacccctagttttTTGAGAAGTGAAAAAATCGGGTCATGAGAATAAGGTTTTTCGCGGACTCCAATGGAAGATGGACCGAGACACATTGATTTTATCCCCCAGTTTAAATTAATAATGTTTGTTGTAGTGCTatgattttctatttatttgaaattatttATTGGAATTAGACTTTATTTGAGAAATAATGACATGTAGGGGATAAGGCcaagaaaacataaataaaaataacaataaatatATTGGTGAATAGTAGTCACTATTGTCCTTACACTTCCTTCTAAACGAGTGGACTTGTACGAAGGCAATTACTGTTAGAGTGAATAGTAAGGGCAATGCTCCCAATGGCCCTTGCCTTCCATTAAGAGCATCTCCACCGCTGGTGGAAGTTAATGGCAATTGGAGGGCAATGATCCTCACTATTCACTCAAAACAATATTTGTCTTTGTGCAAGTTTATCAGTTTGGAAGGAGGAAGGGCAAGGCAAATGCAATTACtattcacaaatatattttttatttttttaatgttttctttGCCTTATCCCCACATATCATTATGATCGTAAATTTTTgactaattttaaatatttaatttgcaagtgttttgaactttgttagAAACTTAAAGTTTGGACTTTAtaagttttttgaatttttgaaatatttttttaatttttatggtaatttttatgatattttttttttttggattttttagaATTGGATTTAATCCTAACCTTTGAattggagatttttttttaaaatctaagGCCCACAAAGAGCAACGTGGCAGGCTGCAACATCAAAAGTCTGATGGGCTTCACGTGGTTTTggtgttttttgggttttcatttAGGACCTAGCTTCTCTGCTCTTCTCATACACTCTTATCCTCTTCTATGTGTGCGATTACAGTTAAGCTACATCAACATTTTTTATgaatattactttttgttttattatcttgataaaaaaatcaatataaaataagagGGCAGAGAAGCCGGGTCCTTTTATTTAGTGGGGAGGTGGGACCGTAAAATAGGAGGGGAATGGAGTGTATGAGAACTGGGAGAGCATAGAAGCCGGGTCCTTTTATTTAGGGGGGGAGGGAGGAAGAGAATGCATGAGAACTGGGACGGCACAGAAGTTAGGTCCTTTTATttagggagggagggaggggggaCCCGGTCCCATACATTGTCTGCTGGGCTTTCACTTGGACCCATGCTATTGCAATTATTGAAGAAgtgttttttttggtcaatatatTGAAAGAGGTATTTGCCTTCAACCCAAttgtctcctttttttttttttttttgtttaccgGTGGAGCAACAATCTTGGGGTGGCTTGCAATTTACCCAATTGCAAGTCCATTGGAGATACTcttaattagattttttatttatttttggtgaagaaAGAGAtaggggatgcaacacgaggacttatGAGGagatcacccatcctagtactactttcggccaaactcgcttaacttcggagttcttatgggatctagtgcatgtgagttggtatgccCAAACTCACTTTACTTCGTAGTTCTGATGGAATccagtgcatgtgagttggtatgatcacATCCAAAAGAGgtggggatgcaacacgaggacttcccaagAGGTCACCCATCTTAAAACTGCTCTCATCCAAACTCGCTtagcttcggagttctgatggaatccaatgcatgtgagttgatatGATCGCATCTTCTTAATTGGATTTTTCACTATGCACTATCACATGCTATTGACAAACATAATCCAAAAATCGTAAATATAAACAACACATGTTAATAAGAACCAGTTCGATTAATGAATTCAAATTCAAGTTATTGTGTTGTTGAACTGTCTGATCGAATAGATATAagttaatcaaaattttgacaACTCATTACCTTGTAATCAAGATTAACCTTATCTTGGAAAGACACTGAACTTGAACAACTTTCAGCCTCCAAAACGTGAAACTGTTCCAAAAGTAGGTTAAAAAATCTTCAATTGATTTGACCATAACACCTTACAGAAAAGTAATTTCCGCACATTAACCATACACATTACTGTTTACCTTTcgttttaaattgaataaatcggTGAGACGAAGAGtgttcacaaagtaaaaaaGACGAATacaaaatatcatttaataTCATAAAGTCTTGCTCATTTGAAAAGAAAGTAAAACCAATACTCAAAAACTGGATAAATAGGGCAGGCTAGCATAtattatgaagaaaaagaaaaggaaatataCAAATTAGGCTAAATTGTAGCAAAGGTTCCTAATCCATTCCGCGAGTTTAGTTTACGTCCTTTAACTCTACTAATAATTTATCTTGTCTTCGAATTATGTCATTTGTTGCACTAATAGTCTTTTTCGTTAACTCCATCAACGTTTTTGTTAAATTGAGGGATAAAATAGGAATTACATCCAAAAAATAAGAACACaaattttttaaagagaaaaacTTGCCTCCTCAAGGATTGAGGAGGTACTGTTCTTTAAAATACCTCGTAACTTATTCATAGAAATTCGTGTTTATGATCGGAATTTCTTAAGAATTTGACTAAAAGATCTTAgttttagttgatttttttcagaaataatctTTACAtagtaatttataatataaatattatgATCATAAACACATAATTCTGTGAATAGGCTACGAAGTATTTTGAGTAAGAACTCCTCCCCAACCTTAAAGAGCcaaactctttttattttattttattgatgtATAAAAAGATCACTATACCCTAAATTGGACGAAAAAGAAGGCATACTTGAGGTAAGGACCATTTGCAAAATTAAGTTGAAAAAagagaaactaaaataaaaatttagagaCGAAAAATTAAACATGGAGTCAAATTCAAGGACTTGGCTACCTCGCAAACTGTCAGAGGGATTCCATTCAGCGAATCAGTAAAGCCAAAACAGTAAGAAAATCTCTGAGAATCATCAACGCACATAAAACAGCACCAGTTACTGGTCCTCTGACTGATGCAATGAAAAGTTGGAAACCATCCTAAAAAAGCTCTTATTCTAACAGCCCCAACCCcacacattccccccaaaacaCACCAAACATAGTATTGACAGCTCagtaaaagtaaaacttttGGTTGGTGTTTGGAAACCAAGAAAATTATCCCAACTGTGCAATTTCCTCATTGGTGGCGGTagttgtggtggtggttgttTCGCTCTGCTTCTGTGAAACAGGATACTTAATGGCATTGAGTTCCACCTTGCGCAGGGCAGCTTTACCAAGATCAACACCACAAATGTCAGAAAGCCTGACCAGATACAGCAGCACATCAGAAAGCTCTTCTCCCAGGTGCTCCTTTTCCTCCTCCTTCCAATCTGGCAGTCCCTTTGGAACCTCCCCTTTCCATTGAAATATCTCAGATAGCTCCCCCACTTCTCCCACCtgtaatttcatcaaaaagGCCAGACCTTTGCATCAATTTGTGAACCAAAATTTAACGCCCTTCTGGCTGTTTTGAGGAAAAAGCAAAAGCCAAATGCCCAAAACCACTTGGGGGAAAAAGGGTAACACAGAAAAGTGGGGTAATTGAAGATTTGATGtgacaaaaacaataaaaaaagaaccACCTCTTTCCAAATCGTAAATTGTAAAGCAAGTCAAATTTGACTCGGGTTAAACAATATACACTTTCACCACTCAACAAGTTCGAatctcctttctc
This region includes:
- the LOC137730265 gene encoding uncharacterized protein, producing MTGFAEGENVTLDLLKKKMADFAKERDWDQFHSPRNLLLALVGEVGELSEIFQWKGEVPKGLPDWKEEEKEHLGEELSDVLLYLVRLSDICGVDLGKAALRKVELNAIKYPVSQKQSETTTTTTTATNEEIAQLG